GATCATCGTGCTTCTGTATTGGGCATGTAGCCCTTGCCACCCAAATTGTGTATAGATAATCTAGAAATGCAATACCATGCAACTTTGTGTGCAAGATCGGTGAAACTGAAATTCTGTTCTTATGCCTTTTAGGTTCTTGATGCTACTAGCAATGAGACCTGGGGTCCTCATGGATCACTTCTTGCAGATATTGCACAGGCATCCCGAAACTAGTAAGCTTAATCATTCTATTATAGATGCTTtgcaatgcttttttttttttttgtcccaaatTAGTTCTCTCTCTGAAAGTGAAGGGGCTGACTTTAATATCTGTGCAGTCATGAGTACCAAATTATCATGGCAGTAATCTGGAAGCGGATTAATGATACTGGAAAGAACTGGCGGCATGTCTATAAGGTTTGCaattttaatggatttttttcttgataagtaaacgattgtattaataatgATAGGCAATTTTAATGGATTTAATCTagtaaatgtaaaaaaattgcTTTAAGTAGGATTTATCCCCTTTGTCCTATTATTCGATTTCATGATGGCCcttatattttgataaatattgtGTACTGTAGCTTCTGTTGCATTTTATTCCCACTTTATGTTGTGATGGTATAACTAAAACATTTATTGTCTGAGCTTCAGGCTTTGACCGTTCTGGATTACCTAGTAGCCAATGGGTCAGAACGTGTCATAGAAGATATCAGGGAACATGCTTATCAAATACAGGTAATTTCTAGTTCATGAGTGCTATTTGACTGATCcgttgttttgaatttttttaggcGAGTTTTCATTCATATCGAAATGATTAAGATTCTATCATTGTCTTAGTGATAAGTTTATCTTTCTCACATGGCAGACTTTGTCCGATTTTCAATATATCGATTCCAGTGGAAGGGACCAGGGAAACAATGTCAGGAAGAAATCTCAGAGTCTTGTGGTCCTAGTGAAcgataaagaaagaataattgaAGTTAGACAGAAGGCTGCTGCTAATAGGGACAAGTAAGCCAAGTTCttagaaagaattgaaaattcttttattcttataaTGGTTTTTTCCATTCACATTGTCAGTTTACAAAAATAGTCGTCTGCCTTTGTGATGCATTGCCTTACACTACATTTATTTGTATTGGTATTGTTGTtgctattgttgttgttgttgttgttgttcaaGTTCTTGCCGTTTTAGAGATTTGACATCTTTAGTTTCCATTTTTGTGTTTAATTCCATGAATTCCAGAAGGCATACAATGAAAAGCTCATTCATTTTTTGAAGTATCAGGCAAGTGAATTTTCCAGAATGTCTTATCATCATTCACCCTCTGAAGGGTAGCTTGTTTATGCGTTGTCTTACGAAgggttcatattttatatattttttatgtcatATAGCATATCAGATGAtgtctctcctttttttttttattttatctctgtGCAATTGAATTGTGTGTAGATTCTAATTTTACACTAACACAGCTGAGCTATGATTGTCAGTGTTGCTAGTCTATCTGGATGCATTGGTGCAATTGTGAAGAGTTGTGATAGCTTTTGTGGCACCTCTTGTATAATCATCTTATGAAGGAAATAAGCACACCCTCCCCACACAAAAATCCCCCTTTCTTCCCACACTTGGACATAGCTATTTTGCATATTCTACCTTTGAAATTATTTCTggatactctctctctctctctctccccctacTTTAATTCCCAATTGTAATAACTGTATTTCATATTTGTGCATGACTAGATTACCATCAATGATATTCTCTAACTGTTTTTTTATCAGTGAGATTCTCTAACTGTTAACTTATGGCTTGATAGGTTCCGTAGTGCCTCATCAACTGGCGGAATGTATAGGCCTGGTTCTTTTTCAAGTACAGGAGGATATGGTGACAGATATGATGATGATCGCTCTGAAGGTCGTTACGGAAGCAGGGATGAAGATAGGAATGGctatgggagagagagagaagcggGTTATAGGGATGATGACCGGTATGGTAGATATGGGGACTCATACAGTCGTGATGGTGATCGTTATGGCAAAGATTATGAAGAACGGTACAACAGAGATGGTTACAGGGATGATGATTATCGGGGAAGAAGTCAGAGTGCTGATGATTACCAATATGGCACAAGAAGTAGGAGCTTCGATAGAGACAGAGATCGTgcttttgatgatgatggtCAATATTCATCTCGGTATGTGTCTATTGATGGTAATATTTATGTTGCTAATGCAATAAACTAACATGTTGACTTTTTCAGagttttttcccttttaccTTCTCATATAGTTGTTTTTACTTTGTATCTTTAGTTAAGTCTTCATTTTTAAGTATTGGAGAATCAAAACTTTCATAGAAATGAGGTCTCCACATGTCAAAAAGTATACAGTGAAGTATATTATGACAGAACCTACTTTGAATAAAAGGGTAATCCATTGAAGCTACTGAGAAGCTTCTCCACTACAATGCAAGAAAGGGAACTGTCCTGTATCTAGTCTATTAGTTGGTGTGTTTAGTGGAACTGCTCTGGTGTGATACCTGTTTATGAATTCTGTGTTCCTTTTACAATATAAGCATGCAGAGGATGCCTTCATGACATCCTTGACCTTGTAAACTTATGTAGTTTATGCTTTTCTTCCCTCTACAGAGGCAGTTGTGTCAGGGTGGATGACCAATCTCTGGATGGAAGGTAAATTCTCATGGTCAAATTGTTGTTGGTATTGGGTTTTTATGGTCAATCTTGTCAATAGTCTGAGCGAGCAAAATTTATTGTTTGACAAACATAAATAATCTTTTGCAGGCGACTTGAGCGGAAATTTTCTGAACAGCATATTGGTGCTCCTCCAAGTTATGAACAAGTTGTGAGCGAGTCCCGAAGCCCTGTCCACAGTGAAAGGTATAATTTTGCACCATTATAGCACACCATCATTTTGCTTGACTATTATTCACTGGTTGAATTTTTTCTGACGTCTTCTTGTTGACAGGGATGGAGAAACTTCAGCAGCATCTGCTCCCAAAGATTCGTCACCTGTTAGCAATATTCCAAGCCATGAAACCACTTTTCACAGTACTTCGGAATCTCCTCAAAACCAGGAAGCTGGGGCTTCTGATGAGTTTGATCCTCGCGGTCCAGTTTCAGGTACAGAAAACAATATTGGTGTGGTTTTTTTGGTTCCAGTCAGAGCTGCTCCCTTTACTCATACACTGATATTAAATGAATTTCCGATATTACTCGTCATTAAGAGTATATCTCATTTGTGGATGGACatgaaatgtttatattttatgtatttttctttgaacTTCTAAATTATGGTTCAAAAGTGACGAATTCATATTATCTGATTGCTGGGATTGGGGATTAGGGTACGTAAAAGTCTTGTGATTTTCTTTGCATGTGTTCTTTTTAGTTAGTTTAATTGTTCCTAGAGGTTTGCATATTGAATTGCTTTTGGTTTTGAAGGCAGTGCTGGGTCATGGAGTGTACAGAAGTTGACCTATAAAAAAGAGTCATGGAGTGTACAGAAGTTTTTCCTGAAACTGAAATGAACCACTGTGGCCTAAAGGCCCAATTAGTCTCCAATggacaaaacaaataaaaagtatGATCTAATTGGACTGAGTGACTCGATTTAGCTAACTGCCTGCAGTTTTTGGCAGTTCATGCATCAAGGACACTGATATGAGGGTTGGTTTCAAAGTGGACTGAATGTTTTTGACGTGATAAAAAAAAGTCTGTAAAGTGATTGGACAATGACATGATATTTGTCTGTCAGTGTCAGAATGCTATATCTATTATGGCAAGGCACCTCCATCCTCAGAAAGTATGCTATATGTTAAGTTATTGAAGAATGACATGCACATGAGGTCATTATTTTGTCAAGCCAAAAAATGGTAGAATCGCCATGATCCCTTGATTTGCATGCTCCATCCCCATACCAGAAGATTGGGCTTAATTTTTGCTCAGAAGCCACCAACGTTTGCCCcccaaattgaaaaaatctaaaagcATGCTTGTCGTCAATGTGTTGTGTCTTATGGGTGCACATACTTATGATTCAGTTGAGTACAGACAATGTCAAAGGGCTTCTGTGCCCATGTTTCAGCCCAACTATTTTGTTGAGAGTTGAATTTTTGGTTATTTAACAACCTGATATACATCTATGATGAGAAGGCTTTGATATGCATGTGATATCATTGacttttaatgattttattagcTGTAACGGCATAACAGAGGAGCTGCAACATGACTACTCGCTCTGTATGTGTTTTAAGTCTGGGCATGACTTAGGTTTGGGCTTCAATTGAAGTATCCCAACCTCATATACAATGAGAATTTGTTGGGATGCagtaactttaaaattatgGTTTCACAGTCGTTCTGCATTCAACTCAACAAAGTTGATCAACCTGCATTGTTTTAATATCCATTTACTTGTGTGACTGTACTATCGTACCTTAACTTTTTTAGTGTCAGCTCCGGCTTTATGACTTCTTTATTCTGTTGAGTTTGTGGCTTTGACCAGATAGAATTGGTATCTTATGGTTTAATGTTAATTATGCATGATTATAAAACTTAAGGGTTTACCTCAAATGTGTATCTGGTGaagtttattaatattttgacacaaagaagagagggagagagagtcaGGGTAACCCCTCTGTTGAAGTGCTGTTAATTTGAATAATAGTAGGCAGCTTATAATTTTCAATCGATAGTTCCTTGTTACTTATGTGATTTCTGTTTCCTAGATTTTGTTGAGTTATCAGCTATTATGTTACCAAATATTGATGGTTTTCTCTGAAGTTGTATTACGCTCTATTTTATTAGCTCATTGTTTCCTACTTCTACCGAGGAATTCTATAGTTAAGAGATTCTGTTTCATGGtataatttgttttcctttcctgAATCAATGAAGTCATTATATGCTTCTATTTATAGTtctgaacaattttttttcaccACTTTCATGAGCGAACAATTACTGTTAATTTACATGATGGCAATGAGTGTACAGCAATGATTTTTATACAGTTCAATACCATGGTCTTTAAGGAGCTAAAAATGCAAATTTACTTTGGTGCTCTTGCAGCAATGCCAGCAAATCAACCACGTAGTTGGACATTCATGTATTatgttttgtccttttttttttttcagctgcTCCAGCCATAAACAATGCCGAGATGGACTTACTCGGCTCCCTTTCCGATTCGTTTCCCTCAAATTCATTAGCCATTGTGCCAATTACATCTGTGACCACATCCTACGAGGCTGATGCCCACACAAACTCTGCTCCAGCAACCAGTTTTGTGGCTGCAGCTTCAGCAGCTAATGGCGTCAATCAGGTAAGCATCTTATGCaatttattatgaattttaGGATCTATTTTCCTTGAGTTGATTAAGCGAACTGAAGTAAAAACATGTTTTGAGCCTTACATCTTCACCCTTAAACATATGTAAGATGCGATTATTGAGACTATGGAAATTCGATGTGCTAATGTGTTCCATTCCTTCCAGTGGCAGATTTAGTAGTGCCTTTTTGGTGTGCGAGGTTTTCAGAGACATATCTTGAAATTTTGCTAATAATCTCATATGACATCAAGATTATTATACTCAAATTTCTAACATTATGGAGCATTTGCAACTTGTAGATCATGTGTTTCTTTTTATGGATAGTTCCAGTTTGGTTTCTGCACATACCAAAGAACATGCAAGACTTGAACCTTCATCCCCCTTCCCTCTTTCTATCCCAGtttctattttacatttattgTGATGAAATGAATATTGTGGATTGAGTGTTTATCCTTGATGCAGCCTTTTGAAGATCCATTTGGTGATTCTCCTTTCAAGGCCATTCCTTCCTCCAACAGTTTCCCTACCCAACAGCAGACTTCTGCTCCCACTGATTCCTTCCAGCCTACCATCAACCAGAGTGCTGAACCGCTCCAATCTGGTGTCCCAAATGCGAATTCAAACTTTGGCTTTGGGGACACATTTTCTGGCCTTACTTATCTGGACCCAGTGGCTCTAATACTCAACCTCCAACAAACTCACAGTATTTACCTCAAGAGCTGTCCACTCCACAGCAGAACAATGATATTCTGGCAGACATCCTCCCTCCTGGACCTTCACCTTCTTTTACTTCACAGCAAGCTTTTTCGGGTCCAACTGGCCAGCCTGTACCACCAACTGCTAATATCTACAACACTTTCCACGTACAAGCAGGACCTGTAGCTCCTCAGTTTCAAGCTGGTCCTCCTGGACAGCTCAGCAGTGGAAGCTTCCTTCCACATGGTGCATCTATGTCTCCCCCCACTTCTCAAATGGTTCCTCAAACTCCAGCTGGACCAATTGCACAGCTCAATGGTGGAAACTTCTTTCCACAACAGGGAGGATCTATCACTTCACATATGACTCCTCAAGCATCTACTGGACCAACTGCGCAGTTTAACAGCATGAACTTCCTTCCACCACAGGGTTCTGCACCTGCTGTTACTGCACATATTGCTCATCAAACTGCCACTGGACCAGCTTTACAGCAGAGCAATGATTTCCTTGGTAATTTGCTTCCTCAAGCAGGACCAAATGCCCCTATGGCTTCACAGCAAACTCTTTTGTCTTCAACAGGATCACTTTCAATTGTTCCTCAACCGGCCAAGGACAAGTTTGAGACCAAGTCAACTGTTTGGTCTGATACACTAAGCAGAGGGCTTGTCAATTTAAATATATCTGGACGTAAGTGCATGCTGGTATCATTGTtgttgtcatcatcatcatcattagtaactattattttactactacCGTTACTACATATCATAATTGACATTCTCAGAATATTAGGGCACGGGGAAAATCTTTGGTTACAAGTTTTTTGAATATCtactatatatgttatttgaCATGGTTTCTTTTTCAACACAGCTAAAACAAATCCTTTGGCGGATATTGGAATTGATTTTGATGCACTTAATAGGAAGGAAAAGAGGATGGAAAAACCTACTACAAGTCCTGTTACATCTACTGTCAACATGGGTAAAGCTATGGGATCTGGTTCTGGGATGGGCCGTGCTGGTGCAAGCGCCCTCAGACCACCAAATCCTATGATGGGTTCTGGAACTGGTATAGGCATGGGCGTGGGTATGGGTGTGGGCATGGGTGGTAGACCTGGTGCAGGCATGGGCATGGGCATGGGCATGGGGGGTTATGGAGGCATGAATCAACCCATGGGTATGGCAATGGGAATGAACATGGGTATGGGGCAAGGAGTTCAGATGCAACCACCAACTGGATTACCTCCTGGTTCAAACATATCTGGTGGTTATAACCCCATGATGAGCACAGGTGGTTATATGCCTCAGCAGCCTTATGGCAGCAGCTATCGATGAGATTGAGCCCAGTATCTCAATTTGTGTGggaaaaaagtaattaataccTATTTTGTTAtagggtgaaaaagaaaagattgacATAGCAAATCCAGCTTTACTATTGAATCAGTCTACAATGCACTCTGGTCCGAAATTTGGTATACAGTTCTGTATTTTTGCTCGAAATTGTCGATCTTCTGGAAAAGGGTGGAATCTTGTATGTCAATTCATTCTATCTCTTCCTTACCCAAGCATTCCTTTTGGGTCAGGAGAGTTGTGTAGGATTGCTCATTTCAGCTGTTGTGATATTGTCTGCTGGTGAGGATGACCTTTCTCAGGTTATCActtccttatcttcttcttcttcttctctctctctctcgccccatatatatttttgttacttgtCAAACATGTTTGGCTGCATACTGAACAATAAATATGATGATTCATTTTTCCACCTTATTTGATTCTTTGCCTCTTTGTGGAATAATTGATTTTGCTATTCAGGTGATGAACATCAGATGTTTTTACCTGCTAGCCACTGAATGTAGCATTTCACATTTATAATTGTGTCCGCAGTTATTCTAATGTATATTAGGGTTATAGGTTATTTTACCACAAGCTGCATCAATTGTCATTTTAATACAATCTCTTGCGTCAAGCGCAATCTTTTAAATAAGGTCTCTCAAAGCGGTGACTGTGAAAGTTTCCTTGAGATAATTGCACTTCTATTATTGGAGTTTACATCCCTTTTATTAAGCAAGTTATTACTCATTACACTCCTAGTGACTCCCTTCAGTTTCATGTGCAAAAAGTTGTAGTTGCCAGAAaggtttttaactttttattagtAACTGAAGGCACGATTCCCTCGTGATCAAAACCCTAATACTTGACTCCCACgtcttaggccccgtttggatgttgagatggtttcAATCTATCTtctctcatctcaacatcaaaCACTACTAAAACactaaacacttttcaatttaaaatttttaacttttgaacttattatcccatcattacctaatcattccAGCTTttccaaacttaaaaaaaaaaaaaaaaaaaaaacacaaaaaaaaaattacttttttaaatttcaaaacaaacataatattaaaaaataatattttaataatatttttattttataattttttattcaatttttgttttctcatttctcaaaattttataaaatatattaggaTAAGTCTACTCCTCTTGCTGGGGGCTGCTgttgagtttttatttatttatttatttacttcataattaagttaatattgtatatttaaaaaaaaaataattaaaagtgctaaaaaatacaagtaaaaaaaaaaaaaaataatctaaaatctACTAGTGGGATCCCCCAGCAGTAGGAGTAGAGCCACctaatatattaattcaaactCACTATAatttacagatttctcatcttatcttaacatTCGAACGGGGTGTTAGTGATATTATCAATTATATCCATATAACAATTGTATTGGTCATTATGAAACTCAACTTGTCTAAagcttatttttgtttattaataagtttaagatATTTTGTTATTAACGTCTAGCAAAAGAAGTTTGGTTAAGAGTTGAGTTTATGAATAGGCTAGgaattcatttttcttccaaCTTTATCTTGCATTGCACGCCTATTGCTCTAATGTATTGAATGGACTCAAGGAGTAGGTTAGATTTTATACCTCTTCACTAAttgaataatattcttttttaatagagtATTTCTTCTATGATATTTAAAAGAGCTGTACATTGATCAAACCTGTTTTGTTAATTCAAAGTTGCTGCTTGGAATTAGTCGATTAGATTGATCACAACAGATATGATGATTGCAGGAAGCTCATAGTCTGGATTCTATATAACTTCAAATACCCTTCTGCAAACATTCTCAAATAAAGTATTACAAATTTTCGAAAAAAAATAGGTATTTGTTATTAGCACGTGTAGTTGAAGTAGAAAGTCTAGGACATTCAGCCCGTGTGGGCTAGTCACTTGCTCTTAGAATTACAGTGTTTGTTATTCAATAGCCCAGTCCATAGCAGTATAATTAAGAAAGCACGTTGTAGTAAGAACTCGGAAAGAGTTCATCAGAAAGTTCTAAGTGGAGGAagagtagaaaataaaatataatataaaagaagatggagaagtggggatgagagagagaggtgtcgAAGGTTACATCTTTACTATTCTCAATTGTTATTGAAAACAAGACATACATATctatttataggaaaattacattgagataagataagataaatatcTTAAACATAATGAAAAtctaatcaaaataatatcaaatcaaagataattatgaaatttttcccacttctctcttcttttataCTGCTATGGATATCAATAATTATCAATAATTATGAGATaattattgatttgatattatcttcaaCATCCATTCTCAAACTCAAAGTGGAGAACTTTAGaatcttgagtttgaaatttgagagTAACCTCATATTCATTAATTAATCGCTGATGAGATGGTGTTGGTGATGAAGTGGCTGACAACTGGAACATCAAATCTGGAGCTGTGACTAACAATGGGCTATATATGACCTTAGTCAACTATTgaatcaaaatcaaaaggcCAAAATTGGATctggagttttaaaaaatactcacaACAAATCAAAACCCAATGAAAAAGGATTGACAGGTAATATAGATGCTCCACATGTATTGATTTGAGACGATACATAATTGAACaacaatgaaaattttgtgagagGTAAAGCTAGCAGAAGAATAAATATTCTATAGGATCGAGCCTAGTGTTACCAaagggctctgataccatgatagaaagtaaaatataatataaaaaaagattgagaagagAGGACGAGGGAGAGAGGCCTTGAGAGCTACATCTTTACTATTCTCAATTATTATTGAATACAAGGCATACATCCCTATTTATAGGGAAATCACATTAATAAGGTAAACATCTtaaacattatgaaaatcaaataaagataatataaaatcaaagtgattttataattatgaaaatcaaatcaaattaatatcaaataaaattattgatttgatattattttcaaCATCCCCTCTCAAACTCATGGTGGAGA
Above is a genomic segment from Juglans microcarpa x Juglans regia isolate MS1-56 chromosome 1D, Jm3101_v1.0, whole genome shotgun sequence containing:
- the LOC121253384 gene encoding LOW QUALITY PROTEIN: clathrin interactor EPSIN 2-like (The sequence of the model RefSeq protein was modified relative to this genomic sequence to represent the inferred CDS: inserted 1 base in 1 codon), whose product is MKKAFDQTVRDLKREVNKKVLKVPGIEQKVLDATSNETWGPHGSLLADIAQASRNYHEYQIIMAVIWKRINDTGKNWRHVYKALTVLDYLVANGSERVIEDIREHAYQIQTLSDFQYIDSSGRDQGNNVRKKSQSLVVLVNDKERIIEVRQKAAANRDKFRSASSTGGMYRPGSFSSTGGYGDRYDDDRSEGRYGSRDEDRNGYGREREAGYRDDDRYGRYGDSYSRDGDRYGKDYEERYNRDGYRDDDYRGRSQSADDYQYGTRSRSFDRDRDRAFDDDGQYSSRGSCVRVDDQSLDGRRLERKFSEQHIGAPPSYEQVVSESRSPVHSERDGETSAASAPKDSSPVSNIPSHETTFHSTSESPQNQEAGASDEFDPRGPVSAAPAINNAEMDLLGSLSDSFPSNSLAIVPITSVTTSYEADAHTNSAPATSFVAAASAANGVNQPFEDPFGDSPFKAIPSSNSFPTQQQTSAPTDSFQPTINQSAEPLQSGVPNANSNFGFGDTFSGLTYLDPVAXNTQPPTNSQYLPQELSTPQQNNDILADILPPGPSPSFTSQQAFSGPTGQPVPPTANIYNTFHVQAGPVAPQFQAGPPGQLSSGSFLPHGASMSPPTSQMVPQTPAGPIAQLNGGNFFPQQGGSITSHMTPQASTGPTAQFNSMNFLPPQGSAPAVTAHIAHQTATGPALQQSNDFLGNLLPQAGPNAPMASQQTLLSSTGSLSIVPQPAKDKFETKSTVWSDTLSRGLVNLNISGPKTNPLADIGIDFDALNRKEKRMEKPTTSPVTSTVNMGKAMGSGSGMGRAGASALRPPNPMMGSGTGIGMGVGMGVGMGGRPGAGMGMGMGMGGYGGMNQPMGMAMGMNMGMGQGVQMQPPTGLPPGSNISGGYNPMMSTGGYMPQQPYGSSYR